GCCTGTTCGACCCGGAGACGTACGACGCGCTGGAGGCCGTCTCCGCCGACGAGGCCATCGACGGCATGCTCACGCTGGTCCGCCGCTGCGGCATCCTCGGCGGGCCGACCGGCGGCGCCGCGTACTTCGGGGCCGTACGCCATCTGCGGGAGCGGGACGCCGAGCTGGCCGAGGCCGGGGACGGGCGGCGCGCGACGGCCGTGTTCATCGTCTGCGACCGCGTCGAGAGCTATATGAGCTACGTGCGCCAGCGCCGCCCCGAGCTGCTGCGCCGCCCGCCGCGCCCCAACTCGCCCGCGACGCTCACCCCGGAGGAGCTGGCGGCGGTGCACGTCATCGGCGTCGAGGAGGCGCGGGCGTGGATCGCGACGGAGCGGCCCGTCGTGGTGGACCTGCGCGGGTCGTTCGCGTTCGCCGCGCTCCACATCGAGGGCTCCGTCAACATCGTGGACGAGCTGTTCGAGGAGCTGCTGCACGGCGGGCTGCCGTTCGGCACGTCGCAGCCGGTGCTGCTGGTCTGCCCGGTCGGCGAGCAGTCGGTGACGTACGCGGCGCTGCTCACCCGCATGGGCCACCGCAACGTCCGCAGCCTCGCGGGCGGGGTGATCGCCTGGCGGGACGCGGGCGCGCCGATGGTGCGGGACTGAGGGGGCCGCCGATGCGTACCACCTCCGTGACGGGCACCACCCCGGCCGCCGGGCTGCGCGAGTGGCAGCGGCCGCTGCGCGAGCAGTTCCCGATCGTCACCGGGCACCCCCAGCTCGCCTATCTGGACAGCGCGGCCACCGCGCAGAAGCCGAAGGCCGTCCTGGACGCCGTGCACGCGTACCTGACCGGCTGCAACGCCAACGCCGGGCGCGGCACGTACACCTGGGCCAACCGGACGACGGCGCTGATCGAGGAGGCGAGGGAGCGCGTCAAGGCGTTCCTCGGCGACCCGGACCCGGACCGTTCGACCGTCTGGTTCACCAGCGGCACGACGGAGGGGCTGCGGACCGTCGCCCGCGACTGGCTGGTGGGCGAGCTGGCGGACGGCGACGAGATCGTCGTGCCGTTCGCCGACCACGAGGCCAACCACCTGCCGTGGCTGGAGGCGCGGGACCTGCTCGCCGAGCGGGGCGTGCGGATCACCGTGCACCCGCTGCCGTACCAGCAGGACTCGCGCGACTACGACACGGAGGCGCTCGCCGGGCTGGCCGCGTCGGCCGGGGAGCGGCTGCGGTTCGTGGCGGTGACGCACGTCCACCATGTGTACGGCGCCGACATGAACGTGCACCGCGTGCGGGAGGCCGTCGGTCCCGACGTGGCGCTGTGCCTGGACGCGGCGCAGAGCGTGGGCCATCTGCCGGTGGACCTGGGCGCGCTGGACGTCGACTTCGTCGTGTTCTCCGGGCACAAGGCGATGGCGCTGCCGGGCACGGGCGCCGTGTGGGCGCGCGGGCTGCGGGGCCGCCCGTTCCGGCCGGGCGGCTGGCAGGGCACGCCCAACACGGCCGGGATCGTCAGCCTGCGGGCCGCGCTGGACTGGCTGGACGCGGCGGGCCCCGCGCGGATCGAGGAGTGGACGGTCGGTCTCGGCGTGCGCCTGACGGACGGGCTGAGCCGACTGGACGCGTACGAGGTGCTGGGCTGCCCGCTCAGTCTGGCGGCCGACTCGGCTGTGCAGCGCCGCCAGGGCCTGGTGACGTTCCGGCACCGCTCGATAGGCGCCAACGACCTGGGGTTCATACTCGCCGCGCACGGGCTGCTGGTCCGCGCCGACGGGCTCTGCCAGGCGCGGGCGGGCGAGAGCGACGCCTCCGTGCGGGTCAGCCTGCACGTCTACAACACCCCCGAGGAGATCGACCGGCTCCTCGGCGTGCTGTCCGGCCTGGCCGAGGACCGGCCCGGCGGGCGGCGCTAGCACCACATGAGCAAGGGAGCACGAGGGGACGATGTCTCGAGGGTTGATGTCGCGTCGGCTGACGGCCGAGCGGGCGGGCGAGTGGGTCCGCCGGTGGGACCTCCAGCAGCAGCGGTACGCGTGTGACCGGGAGGCCCGCTTCACGGTGATCGCCGATGTCGTGGAGACGGCGGTGGCGGGGGTGTCCCGGCCCCTCCTCGCCGACCTCGGCTGCGGTCCAGGCTCGCTGGCCGCCCGGCTGGCCGAGCGGCTGCCGCACGCCGAGGTGGTCGGCGTGGACACCGACCCGCTGCTCCTGGCGCTGGGCCGGGCGTACCACGGCGCGCACGTGCGGTTCGCGGACGTGACGATCGGGGCGCCCGGCTGGCTGGCCCGGCTCGGCCTGCGTCGGCCGCTGGACGCGGTCGTCTCGGCGACGGCACTGCACTACCTGCCGGAACCGGCGCTGCTGTCGGTGTACGAGCAGGTGCGGGAGTCGCTGCGGCCGGGCGGGGTCGTCGTCAACGGCGACCACCTGTTCCAGGAGGACCCGGCGGTGGCCGCGCTGGCCGAGGTGGTGGGCCGCCGCCACGCCGAACGGCACGGGTCGGACGCCCACGAGGACTGGCGGGGCTGGTGGGAGGCGGCGGCGTCGGCGCCCGAACTGGCGGAGCCGCTGGCCGAGCGCGCCCGCCGCGGCCCGGGCGCGGGCGGCGACAACGGGCTGACCCTCCAGCGCCATGTGCAGCTCCTGCGCAAGGCGGGCTTCGCCGCGACGGGCCCGGTCTGGCAGTACGGCCCGAGCTGTGTGCTGGTGGCGGTACGGGGCGACTGACCCGTCCCGGTCCGGCTCGAGGGCCGCCGTTCAGCCCGTGGCGCGTGCTCCGGTGCCCTCGGCGGTCTCCGTGCTCTCCGCGCGCGGGTCCGTGCCGGGCGGGGTGCCCGCGCGGCGGCGGCCCGTGCGGACCACCAGGTCGCGCACCCCGTCCACGGCCGGCTGCGTCCAGCGGGCGGTGAACGGGCCCAGCATGACGAGGATCAGTACGTACGCGGTGGTCAGCGGACCGATCCGGGGCTCGGCCCCGGCCGCGAGCCCGGCGATGACCACGGAGAACTCGCCGCGCGCGACCAGTGCGCCGCCCGCCCTGAGCCTGCCGCGCCGCCCGACCCGGGCGCGCCCGGCGGCGTACCAGCCGGTGGCGATCTTGGTGAGGGCGGTGACGGCGGCGAGGAGCAGCGCGGGCAGCAGCACGGGCGGGATGGACGCGGGCACGGTGGACAGGCCGAAGAAGAGGAAGAACACCGCCGCGAACAGGTCGCGCAGCGGGGTGAGGATGCGGCGGGCGCCCTCGGCGACCTCCCCGGACAGGGCGATGCCGACGAGGAACGCGCCGACGGCGGCGGACACCTGGAGCCGCTGGGCGACCCCTGCGACGAGGAGGGTCATGCCGAGGACGACGAGGAGCAGCATCTCGGGGTTGTCGGAGGAGACGGCGCGGCTGATGTGGCGGCCGTGGCGCAGCGCCAGGTAGAGGACGACCGTGACCGTGCCGAGGGAGATCAGCAGGGTGACGCTGCCGCCCGCGAGGCCGACCCCGGCGAGGAGGAAGGTCAGGACGGGCAGGTACACGGCCATCGACAGGTCCTCCATGA
This genomic window from Streptomyces thermolilacinus SPC6 contains:
- a CDS encoding aminotransferase class V-fold PLP-dependent enzyme — translated: MRTTSVTGTTPAAGLREWQRPLREQFPIVTGHPQLAYLDSAATAQKPKAVLDAVHAYLTGCNANAGRGTYTWANRTTALIEEARERVKAFLGDPDPDRSTVWFTSGTTEGLRTVARDWLVGELADGDEIVVPFADHEANHLPWLEARDLLAERGVRITVHPLPYQQDSRDYDTEALAGLAASAGERLRFVAVTHVHHVYGADMNVHRVREAVGPDVALCLDAAQSVGHLPVDLGALDVDFVVFSGHKAMALPGTGAVWARGLRGRPFRPGGWQGTPNTAGIVSLRAALDWLDAAGPARIEEWTVGLGVRLTDGLSRLDAYEVLGCPLSLAADSAVQRRQGLVTFRHRSIGANDLGFILAAHGLLVRADGLCQARAGESDASVRVSLHVYNTPEEIDRLLGVLSGLAEDRPGGRR
- a CDS encoding class I SAM-dependent methyltransferase, which encodes MSRRLTAERAGEWVRRWDLQQQRYACDREARFTVIADVVETAVAGVSRPLLADLGCGPGSLAARLAERLPHAEVVGVDTDPLLLALGRAYHGAHVRFADVTIGAPGWLARLGLRRPLDAVVSATALHYLPEPALLSVYEQVRESLRPGGVVVNGDHLFQEDPAVAALAEVVGRRHAERHGSDAHEDWRGWWEAAASAPELAEPLAERARRGPGAGGDNGLTLQRHVQLLRKAGFAATGPVWQYGPSCVLVAVRGD
- a CDS encoding cation:proton antiporter translates to MHDTTGLLIELGAVILVLGLVGRFAERVGLSPIPLYLLAGLAVGEGGVVPLHASGDFVAVGAEIGVILLLLLLGLEYSAGELVSSLRTQYPAGVVDFVLNALPGAAAALLLGWGPVAAVALAGVTWVSSSGVVAKVLTDLGRLGNRETPVVLGLLVMEDLSMAVYLPVLTFLLAGVGLAGGSVTLLISLGTVTVVLYLALRHGRHISRAVSSDNPEMLLLVVLGMTLLVAGVAQRLQVSAAVGAFLVGIALSGEVAEGARRILTPLRDLFAAVFFLFFGLSTVPASIPPVLLPALLLAAVTALTKIATGWYAAGRARVGRRGRLRAGGALVARGEFSVVIAGLAAGAEPRIGPLTTAYVLILVMLGPFTARWTQPAVDGVRDLVVRTGRRRAGTPPGTDPRAESTETAEGTGARATG